In one window of Ruminococcus hominis DNA:
- a CDS encoding ABC transporter permease, with protein MEQKKTKLASLALPEKEHRIMFEILIAGIVLLASAVFPFLKYSYQGKVYGLSGISLLTGKTVCGGKIVLTTSIPMVLIIIAGIVFVISAVATVKAGQKKTMLSACIASVVSFIANLYLASSAVDTLSRAKNVHVGAGSIICMLCSIIVVIWTMYMLWKLKVASALDFMAIPGMLYFVVNNYIPMLGIVIAFKKVDYSVGIMKSPWAGLSNFKQLFSSTSGSFLNSDAFLITKNTILYNVVFILLGTLMGVVVGICLADIFSKAWQKFFQTSILLPQLISYVIVAYIVYAMFSNDAGLVNHMLGEGNEINFYAAPKYWPFILIFIYVWKMVGYNAIIFLSSIVGIDRSIYEAARVDGAGKFKQIFYITLPMLKPTVITLVMLNVGRIMYSDFGLFYQVPMDSGALYSVTNTIDTYVYRCLMTLNNISTSSAACTYQAIVGFILVLVVNTIVRRKDKENALF; from the coding sequence ATGGAACAGAAAAAAACAAAGCTTGCATCGTTGGCTCTGCCAGAAAAAGAACATCGGATTATGTTTGAAATCTTGATTGCAGGTATTGTACTGCTTGCATCTGCAGTATTTCCATTTTTGAAATATTCGTATCAAGGGAAAGTATATGGATTATCAGGAATCAGCCTTCTTACCGGAAAAACAGTATGTGGAGGTAAGATTGTTCTGACAACCAGCATTCCAATGGTATTGATCATAATTGCAGGAATTGTTTTTGTAATATCAGCAGTAGCAACAGTAAAAGCAGGACAGAAAAAGACGATGCTGTCAGCCTGTATCGCATCGGTTGTCAGCTTTATTGCAAATCTGTATCTTGCAAGTTCAGCAGTAGATACATTATCCAGAGCAAAGAATGTACATGTAGGAGCAGGCAGTATTATCTGTATGTTGTGCTCCATCATCGTAGTGATCTGGACAATGTATATGTTATGGAAGTTAAAAGTAGCATCCGCACTGGATTTCATGGCAATTCCTGGAATGTTGTATTTTGTAGTTAACAACTATATCCCAATGCTTGGTATCGTGATCGCATTTAAAAAAGTAGACTATAGTGTTGGTATTATGAAGAGCCCATGGGCTGGGTTATCGAACTTTAAACAGTTATTCTCCAGCACATCAGGTAGTTTCCTGAACAGTGATGCATTTCTGATTACAAAAAATACAATATTATATAATGTCGTATTTATTTTACTTGGAACATTGATGGGTGTTGTAGTTGGTATTTGCCTGGCTGATATTTTCAGCAAAGCATGGCAGAAATTTTTCCAGACAAGTATCCTGCTTCCGCAGTTGATCTCATACGTTATCGTTGCATATATCGTATATGCAATGTTTAGTAATGATGCCGGTCTGGTAAATCATATGCTTGGAGAAGGAAACGAGATCAACTTCTATGCAGCACCGAAATACTGGCCGTTCATATTGATATTTATTTATGTATGGAAAATGGTCGGATACAACGCGATTATCTTCCTGTCATCAATCGTTGGAATTGACAGAAGTATTTATGAAGCAGCGAGAGTAGACGGTGCAGGAAAATTCAAACAGATTTTCTACATTACATTACCAATGTTAAAACCGACAGTGATCACACTTGTGATGTTAAATGTAGGACGAATCATGTACTCTGATTTCGGCTTGTTCTATCAGGTTCCGATGGATTCTGGAGCACTGTATTCGGTAACAAATACAATTGATACTTATGTATATCGTTGCCTGATGACTTTAAATAATATTTCAACATCGTCTGCGGCATGTACATATCAGGCAATTGTAGGATTTATCTTAGTTCTTGTTGTGAATACGATCGTACGTAGAAAAGACAAAGAGAACGCATTATTCTAG
- a CDS encoding carbohydrate ABC transporter permease, with protein sequence MEDSSVKSTGDKAYQVLIFAILTILALCALLPFLLLVSSSLTENATLLKEGYSFLPRDFTLYAYTYLFKSNATKVFQAYGITFFITIVGTAISLLIGPMLGWVLSRKDYKRAKPLTFMVFFTMLFNGGVVPSYIMYTQVFHMKNSILALLIPTLLFNGFYIILYKNNFASNIHPALIEAAKIDGAGELYIYFKIVLPLSLPILATIGLMVGLGYWNDWTNGLYYISDTKLYSLQQFLKSIIDNINTLATMATSADAAAAVAKMPGTSIRMAMAVIGVIPIMVLYPFFQKAFIAGISLGGVKE encoded by the coding sequence ATGGAAGATTCCAGTGTAAAATCAACAGGGGATAAAGCCTATCAGGTTTTGATCTTCGCGATACTGACAATTTTGGCATTATGTGCGCTGCTTCCGTTTCTGCTTCTGGTGTCATCATCATTGACAGAAAATGCAACGCTTTTAAAAGAAGGATATTCATTCCTTCCAAGAGACTTTACATTATATGCATATACATATTTGTTCAAATCAAATGCAACAAAAGTTTTCCAGGCATATGGAATTACATTTTTCATTACCATTGTCGGAACTGCAATCAGCCTTTTGATCGGTCCGATGCTCGGATGGGTATTATCAAGAAAAGATTACAAACGTGCAAAACCATTGACATTCATGGTATTCTTTACAATGTTATTCAATGGTGGAGTTGTTCCTTCTTATATCATGTACACACAGGTATTTCATATGAAGAACTCCATTCTGGCATTGTTAATACCGACATTGTTATTTAATGGATTCTATATTATTTTGTACAAGAACAATTTTGCATCCAACATTCATCCGGCATTGATAGAAGCAGCAAAGATCGATGGAGCTGGAGAGCTTTACATTTATTTCAAGATTGTATTACCACTTTCCTTACCAATTCTGGCAACGATCGGATTGATGGTAGGACTTGGTTATTGGAATGACTGGACAAATGGATTGTATTATATCAGTGATACAAAATTGTATTCATTACAACAGTTTTTGAAGAGTATCATTGATAATATCAATACACTTGCAACGATGGCAACCAGTGCAGATGCAGCAGCCGCTGTAGCAAAGATGCCGGGAACCAGTATTCGTATGGCAATGGCAGTAATTGGTGTTATTCCGATCATGGTATTGTATCCATTCTTCCAGAAAGCATTTATCGCAGGAATTTCTCTGGGTGGAGTAAAAGAATAA
- a CDS encoding GH39 family glycosyl hydrolase: MDTTRKLMQFHFIAQAETATHYHQNPEMFYVLRGNLDIKIDDKMYKMQSGDIVLINANKRHTVIGNEELLGARFEIDFHLLAEYMGSMQLLFWCNTVADRNHAYSNLRRLLDRILTRYFEKDDKSALYLNALYFETLYVLTSNFLVKADDVRLNLEDSQDRMRIRQIQNYVQANYQSQISLNDLADRLYLSNAYLSKYIKKNLGMTFMEYLNNVRLFHAVDELMYSDKNLTHIAYDNGFPTSASFTKAFREIYNESPSEYRKKIQDEKEKDEKEKMLQQEEEQRILEYLKFRAHKENPQSTRKKEYIINAGNVKDTLTDCSKAISIGDGYLLLQSEAQHQVEKIQKQTGVKYARIWNILSREYCFSEKEGYNFRRLDQVLDFLLDHHMKPYLEVGSKPSLFMYTPERSINIEKSKMDSYDFKTFSEIIRELCVHLVNRYGVEELETWYFEYWNDPSLNITEPDGEYYQRFDLLYQTMKNYSEEISVGGAGFILGYETLVCKKIFPIWKAREIHPDFLSVCSFQYIALVEEGGRLGRKSIDSEYMLNQIEIMKNVMEETGFQIPEFHIDEWNFTISNRNVLNDSCEQGAYILKNCIEMNGAVDMMAYWHALDLYSDYYDTDTVLNGDSGLISRDGICKPSFYAFQFMNRLLPKVLEKNDHAIVTTNGRNRYVIACHNYKSLSSRYVFTDEDEIQLEDIEQYVEDIDPIKLNFTIQNVKDGKYLVKIYRVNRECGSVQDLWKNLDYSKGLMRDEVDYLKSSAIPGIEMKTIEVENGELCLTNNLEMQEIRLIDVQYRYDV; encoded by the coding sequence ATGGATACAACAAGAAAGCTGATGCAGTTTCATTTTATAGCGCAGGCAGAAACAGCAACACATTATCATCAGAATCCGGAAATGTTTTATGTACTTCGTGGAAATCTGGATATCAAGATTGATGACAAAATGTACAAAATGCAAAGTGGGGATATTGTCCTTATCAATGCAAATAAACGACATACAGTAATTGGAAATGAAGAACTTTTAGGGGCGAGATTTGAGATAGATTTTCATTTATTGGCTGAATATATGGGATCTATGCAGTTGCTTTTCTGGTGTAATACAGTGGCGGATCGAAATCATGCTTATAGTAATCTTAGAAGACTGCTAGATCGAATTTTAACGAGATATTTTGAAAAAGATGACAAGAGTGCATTGTATTTGAATGCGTTATATTTTGAAACATTATATGTATTGACCAGTAACTTTCTGGTAAAAGCAGATGATGTGAGGTTAAATTTAGAGGATTCGCAGGACCGTATGAGAATCCGTCAGATTCAAAATTATGTACAGGCGAACTATCAAAGTCAGATCAGTTTAAATGATCTTGCGGATCGGTTGTATTTGTCAAATGCATATTTGTCCAAATATATAAAAAAGAATTTGGGTATGACATTTATGGAGTATCTGAATAACGTACGTTTATTTCATGCGGTGGACGAATTGATGTATTCAGATAAAAATCTGACACATATCGCGTATGATAATGGATTTCCGACATCGGCATCTTTTACAAAAGCATTCCGCGAGATTTACAATGAATCCCCTAGTGAATATCGGAAGAAAATACAGGATGAAAAGGAAAAAGATGAAAAAGAAAAGATGTTGCAGCAGGAAGAAGAACAACGTATATTGGAGTACTTAAAATTTCGTGCACACAAAGAAAATCCGCAATCGACGAGGAAAAAAGAATACATCATCAATGCAGGAAATGTGAAGGATACATTGACAGATTGCAGTAAAGCAATCAGTATTGGGGATGGTTATTTACTTTTACAGTCAGAAGCACAACATCAAGTTGAAAAAATTCAAAAACAGACAGGGGTAAAATATGCCAGAATCTGGAATATTTTATCAAGAGAATATTGTTTTAGTGAAAAAGAAGGATACAATTTTCGAAGACTGGATCAAGTATTGGATTTTCTTCTGGATCATCATATGAAACCATATCTTGAAGTGGGAAGCAAACCCAGTCTGTTTATGTATACGCCGGAACGTAGCATAAATATAGAAAAATCAAAGATGGATTCCTATGATTTCAAAACTTTTTCTGAAATCATACGGGAACTGTGTGTTCATCTCGTCAACCGATATGGTGTAGAAGAACTGGAAACATGGTACTTTGAATATTGGAATGATCCATCTCTAAACATCACAGAACCGGATGGGGAATATTATCAGAGATTTGATCTGTTATATCAAACAATGAAGAATTATTCAGAAGAAATTTCGGTTGGCGGAGCCGGATTTATATTAGGATATGAAACGCTTGTATGTAAAAAAATTTTTCCTATATGGAAAGCACGTGAAATTCATCCGGATTTTTTGTCAGTCTGTTCATTTCAGTACATAGCGTTGGTTGAAGAGGGAGGACGTCTCGGAAGAAAATCCATCGATTCGGAATATATGTTGAATCAGATTGAAATCATGAAAAATGTTATGGAAGAAACTGGATTTCAAATACCGGAATTTCATATTGATGAGTGGAACTTTACGATTTCAAACAGAAATGTATTAAATGACAGTTGTGAACAGGGAGCATACATTTTGAAAAACTGTATTGAAATGAATGGCGCAGTAGATATGATGGCATATTGGCATGCGTTGGATCTGTATTCGGATTACTATGATACGGATACAGTATTGAATGGAGATTCAGGTCTGATATCAAGGGATGGAATCTGTAAGCCATCTTTTTACGCATTTCAGTTTATGAATCGGTTATTGCCGAAAGTGTTGGAGAAGAATGACCACGCGATTGTTACAACAAATGGAAGAAATCGTTATGTGATTGCATGTCACAATTATAAAAGTTTATCTTCCCGTTATGTTTTTACAGATGAAGATGAAATTCAACTGGAAGATATAGAACAATATGTAGAAGATATTGATCCTATTAAGTTGAATTTTACAATTCAGAATGTAAAAGACGGAAAATATCTGGTGAAGATATATCGCGTGAACAGAGAATGTGGAAGTGTGCAGGACCTTTGGAAAAATCTGGATTATTCCAAAGGACTTATGCGTGATGAGGTAGATTATCTAAAGAGCAGTGCGATTCCAGGTATTGAAATGAAAACGATAGAAGTAGAAAATGGTGAGTTGTGTCTGACAAACAATCTGGAGATGCAGGAAATTCGCCTGATTGATGTTCAATATCGATATGATGTATAA
- a CDS encoding flavodoxin family protein, with amino-acid sequence MSERKKVLGLNFGRVNGNCKGFLKEAIKNAEAQGAEVEIIDTMKKEIKPCIGCGACSRILQSGKGQIKCCQKDDYEEISDAVLAADAIIVAAPVYVLAPTGQFKNFVDRFGPAHDKAYMLFENELRKDTNGEELNPDCLKRHLVSYISVGGATTQNWVSYGIPGMNLFGMSLNMKVVDQLDAYGSYVPDNHQRLLEKSAEMGKHIVEALDQKTSEIEWTSDPGTCPVCHCNEMTMTGTTKVSCPICGIYGKLVVDGDDVKVEFSEEEKRRSRLRFTGVLEHQVEQGRKDRYPRFDEYVKKFQAMQDEM; translated from the coding sequence ATGAGTGAACGAAAAAAAGTATTGGGGTTGAATTTTGGACGTGTAAATGGAAATTGTAAAGGATTTTTAAAAGAAGCGATAAAAAATGCAGAGGCGCAGGGAGCAGAAGTTGAAATTATTGATACAATGAAAAAAGAAATCAAACCATGTATTGGATGTGGAGCCTGTTCCAGAATTCTTCAGAGCGGAAAGGGACAGATTAAATGTTGTCAGAAAGATGACTATGAAGAAATTTCCGATGCGGTATTGGCAGCAGACGCAATTATTGTTGCGGCACCGGTATATGTATTGGCTCCGACTGGACAGTTTAAAAACTTTGTAGACCGCTTTGGGCCTGCTCATGATAAGGCTTATATGTTATTTGAAAATGAGCTGCGTAAGGATACGAACGGCGAGGAATTAAATCCTGATTGTCTGAAGAGACATCTTGTATCTTATATTTCTGTAGGAGGAGCAACGACGCAGAACTGGGTGTCTTACGGAATTCCAGGTATGAATTTATTTGGTATGAGTCTGAATATGAAGGTGGTAGATCAGTTGGATGCATATGGTTCATATGTTCCGGACAATCATCAGAGATTATTAGAAAAGTCCGCAGAGATGGGAAAACATATCGTAGAAGCGTTAGATCAGAAAACAAGTGAGATTGAGTGGACATCAGATCCGGGAACATGTCCGGTATGTCATTGCAACGAAATGACCATGACAGGAACAACAAAAGTAAGCTGCCCGATTTGTGGTATTTACGGAAAACTTGTGGTAGATGGGGACGATGTAAAAGTTGAATTTTCGGAAGAAGAAAAGAGACGTAGCCGCTTGAGATTTACAGGAGTATTAGAACATCAGGTTGAGCAGGGAAGAAAGGACAGATATCCGAGATTTGATGAATATGTAAAGAAATTCCAGGCAATGCAGGATGAAATGTAA
- a CDS encoding flavodoxin family protein translates to MKVLGISFGRKNQRSDVMVKEALFAAKAAGAEVQFINTVTLNIGHCRACDYCSRNRDKGATEIHCCMKDDYHILEEACLEADGIIIGAPVYAVGIVGQFKNFVDRFGPSHDRAALIEENKKRIAEGKSEDELLDPRYFKDRYVGYISVGGAQTHNWVSLGLPMLDLFSFSFCMKCVGHVDAYDQGRTGHPLFDSALMQKCSDLGKAVAESLGKPYDEVDTWVGEEGVCPVCHNPLLSMNGTTHVECPICGIWGTLSVDGDKVNVEFSEEEKNRARNTTIGIYEHYNEIQNMIKVCVPKLVANKDTLPKMMEKYKNFDKEIESM, encoded by the coding sequence ATGAAAGTATTAGGAATTTCTTTCGGAAGAAAGAACCAGAGAAGTGATGTCATGGTTAAAGAAGCACTGTTTGCAGCAAAAGCAGCAGGTGCAGAAGTTCAGTTCATCAACACAGTAACATTGAACATCGGACATTGCCGTGCATGTGATTACTGTAGCAGAAACCGTGATAAAGGTGCTACAGAGATTCACTGCTGTATGAAAGATGATTACCATATTCTGGAAGAAGCATGTCTGGAAGCAGATGGTATCATCATCGGAGCTCCAGTTTATGCAGTTGGTATTGTAGGACAGTTCAAAAACTTTGTAGATCGTTTTGGACCATCCCACGACAGAGCAGCATTGATTGAAGAAAACAAGAAACGTATTGCAGAAGGTAAATCAGAAGATGAATTACTTGACCCAAGATACTTCAAAGACAGATATGTTGGTTACATCTCAGTTGGTGGAGCACAGACTCACAACTGGGTATCATTGGGACTTCCAATGTTAGACTTATTCAGCTTCTCATTCTGCATGAAATGTGTAGGACATGTAGATGCTTATGATCAGGGAAGAACAGGACATCCATTATTTGATTCTGCTTTGATGCAGAAATGTTCAGACCTTGGTAAAGCTGTAGCAGAATCTCTTGGAAAACCTTATGATGAGGTTGATACATGGGTTGGAGAAGAGGGCGTATGTCCAGTATGTCACAATCCACTGCTTAGCATGAACGGAACAACACATGTTGAGTGTCCAATTTGCGGTATCTGGGGAACATTGTCTGTAGATGGAGACAAGGTAAATGTAGAATTCTCAGAAGAAGAAAAGAACAGAGCAAGAAATACTACAATTGGTATTTACGAGCACTACAATGAAATTCAGAACATGATCAAGGTATGTGTACCAAAACTGGTTGCAAACAAAGATACACTTCCAAAGATGATGGAGAAATACAAAAACTTTGATAAAGAAATCGAATCTATGTAA